The following are encoded in a window of Esox lucius isolate fEsoLuc1 chromosome 14, fEsoLuc1.pri, whole genome shotgun sequence genomic DNA:
- the ddx4 gene encoding probable ATP-dependent RNA helicase DDX4 isoform X5 — protein MQKITILKITMDEWEEGTTTTTSNNAGIDENGNEDKGSSWNSDEGGFRGRGRGRGGGRGFGGRGFRNEGGRDGDGDGGGFVGGLGGRGGRGGFRPGGGDGGREGGGGGYRGKDEEVFSRGSNECGEGDHENAGPKVTYVPPALSEDESSIFAHYESGINFDKYDDILVDVSGHDPPKAIMTFEEAALCESLNRNVSKSGYKKPTPVQKHGIPIISAGRDLMACAQTGSGKTAAFLLPILQRLMADGVAASQFSEVQEPEVIVVAPTRELINQIYMEARKFAHGTCVRPVVVYGGISTGYTIREVLKGCNVLCGTPGRLLDIIGRGKIGLSKVRYLVLDEADRMLDMGFEPDMRKLVSSPGMPPKEDRQTLMFSATYPEDIQRLAADFLKTDYLFLAVGVVGGACSDVEQVVVQVTKFSKRDQLLEVLKTTGTERTMVFVETKRQADFIATFLCQEKVPTTSIHGDREQREREQALGDFRSGKCPVLVATSVAARGLDIKDVQHVVNFDLPNNIDEYVHRIGRTGRCGNTGKAVCFFDPEADGNLARSLVKVLSGAQQEVPKWLEEVAFNAHGTIGFNPGGRVFASTDSRKGGSFQNDRTTSQPAAALGVAGDDDEWE, from the exons ATGCAAAAG ATTACCATCCTGAAGATCACCATGGACGAGTGGGAAGAG ggtacaacaacaacaacctcaAATAATG CAGGAATTGATGAGAATGGGAATGAGG ATAAAGGAAGCTCCTGGAACAGTGATGAAGGTGGCTTCAGGGGAAGGGGAAGAGGCAGAG GGGGTGGTAGAGGATTTGGGGGAAGAGGCTTCCGAAATG agggaggcagagatggtgatggtgatggtggtg GGTTTGTAGGGGGTCTGGGCGGCCGTGGCGGCAGGGGAGGCTTCCGACCAG gtggcggtgatggtggaagaGAAGGCGGCGGCggag GTTATCGTGGAAAAGATGAGGAAGTGTTCTCTAGAG GTTCAAACGAGTGTGGTGAGGGTGACCATGAAAATGCAG GTCCAAAAGTGACCTACGTTCCCCCGGCTCTCAGTGAGGACGAGTCCTCCATTTTTGCCCACTATGAGTCGGGCATCAACTTCGATAAGTACGACGACATCCTGGTCGACGTCAGCGGCCACGACCCCCCGAAGGCCATCATG ACCTTTGAGGAGGCCGCGCTGTGCGAGTCTCTGAACAGGAATGTCAGCAAGTCCGGCTACAAGAAGCCCACACCGGTACAGAAGCACGGCATTCCCATAATCTCGGCTGGCCGGGACCTCATGGCCTGTGCCCAGACAGGGTCTGGGAAAACG gctgcGTTCCTGCTCCCGATCCTACAGAGGCTGATGGCGGATGGCGTGGCGGCCAGTCAGTTCAGTGAGGTGCAGGAGCCAGAGGTCATCGTAGTGGCGCCGACCCGGGAGCTCATCAACCAGATATACATGGAAGCCAGGAAGTTTGCCCACGG AACGTGTGTACGTCCTGTGGTGGTTTATGGAGGTATCAGCACCGGTTACACCATCCGGGAAGTACTGAAGGGCTGCAATGTGTTGTGTGGCACTCCGGGAAGACTTCTGGACATCATTGGAAGAGGAAAG ATTGGCCTGAGCAAGGTCCGCTACTTGGTGCTGGATGAGGCTGACCGGATGCTGGACATGGGCTTTGAGCCAGACATGCGGAAGCTCGTGTCCTCCCCGGGGATGCCGCCTAAAGAGGACCGCCAGACCCTCATGTTCAGCGCCACGTACCCCGAGGACATCCAGAG ACTGGCTGCGGACTTCCTGAAGACGGACTACCTCTTCCTGGCCGTGGGTGTAGTGGGCGGGGCCTGTAGCGATGTGGAGCAGGTTGTGGTTCAGGTGACCAAGTTTTCCAAAAGGGACCAGCTCCTGGAGGTTCTTAAGACTACAG GGACCGAACGCACGATGGTGTTCGTGGAGACCAAGCGACAGGCTGACTTCATCGCAACGTTCTTGTGTCAGGAGAAAGTTCCTACTACTAGTATTCATGG TGACCGCGAGCAGCGGGAGCGAGAGCAGGCGCTCGGCGACTTCCGCTCCGGCAAGTGTCCTGTCCTGGTGGCCACCTCCGTTGCCGCGCGTGGGCTGGACATCAAGGACGTGCAACACGTCGTCAACTTCGACCTCCCCAACAACATCGACGAATACGTCCACCGCATCGGCAGGACGGGCCGCTGTGGCAACACCGGGAAGGCGGTGTGTTTCTTTGACCCGGAGGCCGACGGCAACCTGGCACGCTCCCTGGTCAAGGTCCTGTCTGGG GCACAGCAAGAGGTCCCGAAATGGCTAGAGGAAGTGGCCTTCAATGCTCACGGCACCATCGGATTCAATCCAGGGGGTAGAGTATTCGCCTCCACTGACAGCAGAAAG GGCGGATCCTTCCAGAATGACCGGACCACCAGTCAGCCAGCTGCTGCCCTGGGCGTTGCCGGGGACGATGATGAGTGGGAGTGA
- the ddx4 gene encoding probable ATP-dependent RNA helicase DDX4 isoform X6, with protein sequence MQKITILKITMDEWEEGTTTTTSNNDKGSSWNSDEGGFRGRGRGRGGGRGFGGRGFRNEGGRDGDGDGGGFVGGLGGRGGRGGFRPGGGDGGREGGGGGYRGKDEEVFSRGSNECGEGDHENAGPKVTYVPPALSEDESSIFAHYESGINFDKYDDILVDVSGHDPPKAIMTFEEAALCESLNRNVSKSGYKKPTPVQKHGIPIISAGRDLMACAQTGSGKTAAFLLPILQRLMADGVAASQFSEVQEPEVIVVAPTRELINQIYMEARKFAHGTCVRPVVVYGGISTGYTIREVLKGCNVLCGTPGRLLDIIGRGKIGLSKVRYLVLDEADRMLDMGFEPDMRKLVSSPGMPPKEDRQTLMFSATYPEDIQRLAADFLKTDYLFLAVGVVGGACSDVEQVVVQVTKFSKRDQLLEVLKTTGTERTMVFVETKRQADFIATFLCQEKVPTTSIHGDREQREREQALGDFRSGKCPVLVATSVAARGLDIKDVQHVVNFDLPNNIDEYVHRIGRTGRCGNTGKAVCFFDPEADGNLARSLVKVLSGAQQEVPKWLEEVAFNAHGTIGFNPGGRVFASTDSRKGGSFQNDRTTSQPAAALGVAGDDDEWE encoded by the exons ATGCAAAAG ATTACCATCCTGAAGATCACCATGGACGAGTGGGAAGAG ggtacaacaacaacaacctcaAATAATG ATAAAGGAAGCTCCTGGAACAGTGATGAAGGTGGCTTCAGGGGAAGGGGAAGAGGCAGAG GGGGTGGTAGAGGATTTGGGGGAAGAGGCTTCCGAAATG agggaggcagagatggtgatggtgatggtggtg GGTTTGTAGGGGGTCTGGGCGGCCGTGGCGGCAGGGGAGGCTTCCGACCAG gtggcggtgatggtggaagaGAAGGCGGCGGCggag GTTATCGTGGAAAAGATGAGGAAGTGTTCTCTAGAG GTTCAAACGAGTGTGGTGAGGGTGACCATGAAAATGCAG GTCCAAAAGTGACCTACGTTCCCCCGGCTCTCAGTGAGGACGAGTCCTCCATTTTTGCCCACTATGAGTCGGGCATCAACTTCGATAAGTACGACGACATCCTGGTCGACGTCAGCGGCCACGACCCCCCGAAGGCCATCATG ACCTTTGAGGAGGCCGCGCTGTGCGAGTCTCTGAACAGGAATGTCAGCAAGTCCGGCTACAAGAAGCCCACACCGGTACAGAAGCACGGCATTCCCATAATCTCGGCTGGCCGGGACCTCATGGCCTGTGCCCAGACAGGGTCTGGGAAAACG gctgcGTTCCTGCTCCCGATCCTACAGAGGCTGATGGCGGATGGCGTGGCGGCCAGTCAGTTCAGTGAGGTGCAGGAGCCAGAGGTCATCGTAGTGGCGCCGACCCGGGAGCTCATCAACCAGATATACATGGAAGCCAGGAAGTTTGCCCACGG AACGTGTGTACGTCCTGTGGTGGTTTATGGAGGTATCAGCACCGGTTACACCATCCGGGAAGTACTGAAGGGCTGCAATGTGTTGTGTGGCACTCCGGGAAGACTTCTGGACATCATTGGAAGAGGAAAG ATTGGCCTGAGCAAGGTCCGCTACTTGGTGCTGGATGAGGCTGACCGGATGCTGGACATGGGCTTTGAGCCAGACATGCGGAAGCTCGTGTCCTCCCCGGGGATGCCGCCTAAAGAGGACCGCCAGACCCTCATGTTCAGCGCCACGTACCCCGAGGACATCCAGAG ACTGGCTGCGGACTTCCTGAAGACGGACTACCTCTTCCTGGCCGTGGGTGTAGTGGGCGGGGCCTGTAGCGATGTGGAGCAGGTTGTGGTTCAGGTGACCAAGTTTTCCAAAAGGGACCAGCTCCTGGAGGTTCTTAAGACTACAG GGACCGAACGCACGATGGTGTTCGTGGAGACCAAGCGACAGGCTGACTTCATCGCAACGTTCTTGTGTCAGGAGAAAGTTCCTACTACTAGTATTCATGG TGACCGCGAGCAGCGGGAGCGAGAGCAGGCGCTCGGCGACTTCCGCTCCGGCAAGTGTCCTGTCCTGGTGGCCACCTCCGTTGCCGCGCGTGGGCTGGACATCAAGGACGTGCAACACGTCGTCAACTTCGACCTCCCCAACAACATCGACGAATACGTCCACCGCATCGGCAGGACGGGCCGCTGTGGCAACACCGGGAAGGCGGTGTGTTTCTTTGACCCGGAGGCCGACGGCAACCTGGCACGCTCCCTGGTCAAGGTCCTGTCTGGG GCACAGCAAGAGGTCCCGAAATGGCTAGAGGAAGTGGCCTTCAATGCTCACGGCACCATCGGATTCAATCCAGGGGGTAGAGTATTCGCCTCCACTGACAGCAGAAAG GGCGGATCCTTCCAGAATGACCGGACCACCAGTCAGCCAGCTGCTGCCCTGGGCGTTGCCGGGGACGATGATGAGTGGGAGTGA
- the ddx4 gene encoding probable ATP-dependent RNA helicase DDX4 isoform X1: MQKITILKITMDEWEEGTTTTTSNNGSLWASGEGSFGGDRAGRGRGFRSGGGFKSFSSAGIDENGNEDKGSSWNSDEGGFRGRGRGRGGGRGFGGRGFRNEGGRDGDGDGGGFVGGLGGRGGRGGFRPGGGDGGREGGGGGYRGKDEEVFSRGSNECGEGDHENAGPKVTYVPPALSEDESSIFAHYESGINFDKYDDILVDVSGHDPPKAIMTFEEAALCESLNRNVSKSGYKKPTPVQKHGIPIISAGRDLMACAQTGSGKTAAFLLPILQRLMADGVAASQFSEVQEPEVIVVAPTRELINQIYMEARKFAHGTCVRPVVVYGGISTGYTIREVLKGCNVLCGTPGRLLDIIGRGKIGLSKVRYLVLDEADRMLDMGFEPDMRKLVSSPGMPPKEDRQTLMFSATYPEDIQRLAADFLKTDYLFLAVGVVGGACSDVEQVVVQVTKFSKRDQLLEVLKTTGTERTMVFVETKRQADFIATFLCQEKVPTTSIHGDREQREREQALGDFRSGKCPVLVATSVAARGLDIKDVQHVVNFDLPNNIDEYVHRIGRTGRCGNTGKAVCFFDPEADGNLARSLVKVLSGAQQEVPKWLEEVAFNAHGTIGFNPGGRVFASTDSRKGGSFQNDRTTSQPAAALGVAGDDDEWE; this comes from the exons ATGCAAAAG ATTACCATCCTGAAGATCACCATGGACGAGTGGGAAGAG ggtacaacaacaacaacctcaAATAATG GTAGCTTGTGGGCCAGTGGGGAGGGCAGCTTTGGAGGTGACCGTGCTGGCAGAG GCAGAGGGTTCCGAAGTGGTGGGGGCTTCAAGAGTTTCTCTTCAG CAGGAATTGATGAGAATGGGAATGAGG ATAAAGGAAGCTCCTGGAACAGTGATGAAGGTGGCTTCAGGGGAAGGGGAAGAGGCAGAG GGGGTGGTAGAGGATTTGGGGGAAGAGGCTTCCGAAATG agggaggcagagatggtgatggtgatggtggtg GGTTTGTAGGGGGTCTGGGCGGCCGTGGCGGCAGGGGAGGCTTCCGACCAG gtggcggtgatggtggaagaGAAGGCGGCGGCggag GTTATCGTGGAAAAGATGAGGAAGTGTTCTCTAGAG GTTCAAACGAGTGTGGTGAGGGTGACCATGAAAATGCAG GTCCAAAAGTGACCTACGTTCCCCCGGCTCTCAGTGAGGACGAGTCCTCCATTTTTGCCCACTATGAGTCGGGCATCAACTTCGATAAGTACGACGACATCCTGGTCGACGTCAGCGGCCACGACCCCCCGAAGGCCATCATG ACCTTTGAGGAGGCCGCGCTGTGCGAGTCTCTGAACAGGAATGTCAGCAAGTCCGGCTACAAGAAGCCCACACCGGTACAGAAGCACGGCATTCCCATAATCTCGGCTGGCCGGGACCTCATGGCCTGTGCCCAGACAGGGTCTGGGAAAACG gctgcGTTCCTGCTCCCGATCCTACAGAGGCTGATGGCGGATGGCGTGGCGGCCAGTCAGTTCAGTGAGGTGCAGGAGCCAGAGGTCATCGTAGTGGCGCCGACCCGGGAGCTCATCAACCAGATATACATGGAAGCCAGGAAGTTTGCCCACGG AACGTGTGTACGTCCTGTGGTGGTTTATGGAGGTATCAGCACCGGTTACACCATCCGGGAAGTACTGAAGGGCTGCAATGTGTTGTGTGGCACTCCGGGAAGACTTCTGGACATCATTGGAAGAGGAAAG ATTGGCCTGAGCAAGGTCCGCTACTTGGTGCTGGATGAGGCTGACCGGATGCTGGACATGGGCTTTGAGCCAGACATGCGGAAGCTCGTGTCCTCCCCGGGGATGCCGCCTAAAGAGGACCGCCAGACCCTCATGTTCAGCGCCACGTACCCCGAGGACATCCAGAG ACTGGCTGCGGACTTCCTGAAGACGGACTACCTCTTCCTGGCCGTGGGTGTAGTGGGCGGGGCCTGTAGCGATGTGGAGCAGGTTGTGGTTCAGGTGACCAAGTTTTCCAAAAGGGACCAGCTCCTGGAGGTTCTTAAGACTACAG GGACCGAACGCACGATGGTGTTCGTGGAGACCAAGCGACAGGCTGACTTCATCGCAACGTTCTTGTGTCAGGAGAAAGTTCCTACTACTAGTATTCATGG TGACCGCGAGCAGCGGGAGCGAGAGCAGGCGCTCGGCGACTTCCGCTCCGGCAAGTGTCCTGTCCTGGTGGCCACCTCCGTTGCCGCGCGTGGGCTGGACATCAAGGACGTGCAACACGTCGTCAACTTCGACCTCCCCAACAACATCGACGAATACGTCCACCGCATCGGCAGGACGGGCCGCTGTGGCAACACCGGGAAGGCGGTGTGTTTCTTTGACCCGGAGGCCGACGGCAACCTGGCACGCTCCCTGGTCAAGGTCCTGTCTGGG GCACAGCAAGAGGTCCCGAAATGGCTAGAGGAAGTGGCCTTCAATGCTCACGGCACCATCGGATTCAATCCAGGGGGTAGAGTATTCGCCTCCACTGACAGCAGAAAG GGCGGATCCTTCCAGAATGACCGGACCACCAGTCAGCCAGCTGCTGCCCTGGGCGTTGCCGGGGACGATGATGAGTGGGAGTGA
- the ddx4 gene encoding probable ATP-dependent RNA helicase DDX4 isoform X4, producing MQKITILKITMDEWEEGTTTTTSNNGSLWASGEGSFGGDRAGRGIDENGNEDKGSSWNSDEGGFRGRGRGRGGGRGFGGRGFRNEGGRDGDGDGGGFVGGLGGRGGRGGFRPGGGDGGREGGGGGYRGKDEEVFSRGSNECGEGDHENAGPKVTYVPPALSEDESSIFAHYESGINFDKYDDILVDVSGHDPPKAIMTFEEAALCESLNRNVSKSGYKKPTPVQKHGIPIISAGRDLMACAQTGSGKTAAFLLPILQRLMADGVAASQFSEVQEPEVIVVAPTRELINQIYMEARKFAHGTCVRPVVVYGGISTGYTIREVLKGCNVLCGTPGRLLDIIGRGKIGLSKVRYLVLDEADRMLDMGFEPDMRKLVSSPGMPPKEDRQTLMFSATYPEDIQRLAADFLKTDYLFLAVGVVGGACSDVEQVVVQVTKFSKRDQLLEVLKTTGTERTMVFVETKRQADFIATFLCQEKVPTTSIHGDREQREREQALGDFRSGKCPVLVATSVAARGLDIKDVQHVVNFDLPNNIDEYVHRIGRTGRCGNTGKAVCFFDPEADGNLARSLVKVLSGAQQEVPKWLEEVAFNAHGTIGFNPGGRVFASTDSRKGGSFQNDRTTSQPAAALGVAGDDDEWE from the exons ATGCAAAAG ATTACCATCCTGAAGATCACCATGGACGAGTGGGAAGAG ggtacaacaacaacaacctcaAATAATG GTAGCTTGTGGGCCAGTGGGGAGGGCAGCTTTGGAGGTGACCGTGCTGGCAGAG GAATTGATGAGAATGGGAATGAGG ATAAAGGAAGCTCCTGGAACAGTGATGAAGGTGGCTTCAGGGGAAGGGGAAGAGGCAGAG GGGGTGGTAGAGGATTTGGGGGAAGAGGCTTCCGAAATG agggaggcagagatggtgatggtgatggtggtg GGTTTGTAGGGGGTCTGGGCGGCCGTGGCGGCAGGGGAGGCTTCCGACCAG gtggcggtgatggtggaagaGAAGGCGGCGGCggag GTTATCGTGGAAAAGATGAGGAAGTGTTCTCTAGAG GTTCAAACGAGTGTGGTGAGGGTGACCATGAAAATGCAG GTCCAAAAGTGACCTACGTTCCCCCGGCTCTCAGTGAGGACGAGTCCTCCATTTTTGCCCACTATGAGTCGGGCATCAACTTCGATAAGTACGACGACATCCTGGTCGACGTCAGCGGCCACGACCCCCCGAAGGCCATCATG ACCTTTGAGGAGGCCGCGCTGTGCGAGTCTCTGAACAGGAATGTCAGCAAGTCCGGCTACAAGAAGCCCACACCGGTACAGAAGCACGGCATTCCCATAATCTCGGCTGGCCGGGACCTCATGGCCTGTGCCCAGACAGGGTCTGGGAAAACG gctgcGTTCCTGCTCCCGATCCTACAGAGGCTGATGGCGGATGGCGTGGCGGCCAGTCAGTTCAGTGAGGTGCAGGAGCCAGAGGTCATCGTAGTGGCGCCGACCCGGGAGCTCATCAACCAGATATACATGGAAGCCAGGAAGTTTGCCCACGG AACGTGTGTACGTCCTGTGGTGGTTTATGGAGGTATCAGCACCGGTTACACCATCCGGGAAGTACTGAAGGGCTGCAATGTGTTGTGTGGCACTCCGGGAAGACTTCTGGACATCATTGGAAGAGGAAAG ATTGGCCTGAGCAAGGTCCGCTACTTGGTGCTGGATGAGGCTGACCGGATGCTGGACATGGGCTTTGAGCCAGACATGCGGAAGCTCGTGTCCTCCCCGGGGATGCCGCCTAAAGAGGACCGCCAGACCCTCATGTTCAGCGCCACGTACCCCGAGGACATCCAGAG ACTGGCTGCGGACTTCCTGAAGACGGACTACCTCTTCCTGGCCGTGGGTGTAGTGGGCGGGGCCTGTAGCGATGTGGAGCAGGTTGTGGTTCAGGTGACCAAGTTTTCCAAAAGGGACCAGCTCCTGGAGGTTCTTAAGACTACAG GGACCGAACGCACGATGGTGTTCGTGGAGACCAAGCGACAGGCTGACTTCATCGCAACGTTCTTGTGTCAGGAGAAAGTTCCTACTACTAGTATTCATGG TGACCGCGAGCAGCGGGAGCGAGAGCAGGCGCTCGGCGACTTCCGCTCCGGCAAGTGTCCTGTCCTGGTGGCCACCTCCGTTGCCGCGCGTGGGCTGGACATCAAGGACGTGCAACACGTCGTCAACTTCGACCTCCCCAACAACATCGACGAATACGTCCACCGCATCGGCAGGACGGGCCGCTGTGGCAACACCGGGAAGGCGGTGTGTTTCTTTGACCCGGAGGCCGACGGCAACCTGGCACGCTCCCTGGTCAAGGTCCTGTCTGGG GCACAGCAAGAGGTCCCGAAATGGCTAGAGGAAGTGGCCTTCAATGCTCACGGCACCATCGGATTCAATCCAGGGGGTAGAGTATTCGCCTCCACTGACAGCAGAAAG GGCGGATCCTTCCAGAATGACCGGACCACCAGTCAGCCAGCTGCTGCCCTGGGCGTTGCCGGGGACGATGATGAGTGGGAGTGA
- the ddx4 gene encoding probable ATP-dependent RNA helicase DDX4 isoform X2: MQKITILKITMDEWEEGTTTTTSNNGSLWASGEGSFGGDRAGRGRGFRSGGGFKSFSSGIDENGNEDKGSSWNSDEGGFRGRGRGRGGGRGFGGRGFRNEGGRDGDGDGGGFVGGLGGRGGRGGFRPGGGDGGREGGGGGYRGKDEEVFSRGSNECGEGDHENAGPKVTYVPPALSEDESSIFAHYESGINFDKYDDILVDVSGHDPPKAIMTFEEAALCESLNRNVSKSGYKKPTPVQKHGIPIISAGRDLMACAQTGSGKTAAFLLPILQRLMADGVAASQFSEVQEPEVIVVAPTRELINQIYMEARKFAHGTCVRPVVVYGGISTGYTIREVLKGCNVLCGTPGRLLDIIGRGKIGLSKVRYLVLDEADRMLDMGFEPDMRKLVSSPGMPPKEDRQTLMFSATYPEDIQRLAADFLKTDYLFLAVGVVGGACSDVEQVVVQVTKFSKRDQLLEVLKTTGTERTMVFVETKRQADFIATFLCQEKVPTTSIHGDREQREREQALGDFRSGKCPVLVATSVAARGLDIKDVQHVVNFDLPNNIDEYVHRIGRTGRCGNTGKAVCFFDPEADGNLARSLVKVLSGAQQEVPKWLEEVAFNAHGTIGFNPGGRVFASTDSRKGGSFQNDRTTSQPAAALGVAGDDDEWE, from the exons ATGCAAAAG ATTACCATCCTGAAGATCACCATGGACGAGTGGGAAGAG ggtacaacaacaacaacctcaAATAATG GTAGCTTGTGGGCCAGTGGGGAGGGCAGCTTTGGAGGTGACCGTGCTGGCAGAG GCAGAGGGTTCCGAAGTGGTGGGGGCTTCAAGAGTTTCTCTTCAG GAATTGATGAGAATGGGAATGAGG ATAAAGGAAGCTCCTGGAACAGTGATGAAGGTGGCTTCAGGGGAAGGGGAAGAGGCAGAG GGGGTGGTAGAGGATTTGGGGGAAGAGGCTTCCGAAATG agggaggcagagatggtgatggtgatggtggtg GGTTTGTAGGGGGTCTGGGCGGCCGTGGCGGCAGGGGAGGCTTCCGACCAG gtggcggtgatggtggaagaGAAGGCGGCGGCggag GTTATCGTGGAAAAGATGAGGAAGTGTTCTCTAGAG GTTCAAACGAGTGTGGTGAGGGTGACCATGAAAATGCAG GTCCAAAAGTGACCTACGTTCCCCCGGCTCTCAGTGAGGACGAGTCCTCCATTTTTGCCCACTATGAGTCGGGCATCAACTTCGATAAGTACGACGACATCCTGGTCGACGTCAGCGGCCACGACCCCCCGAAGGCCATCATG ACCTTTGAGGAGGCCGCGCTGTGCGAGTCTCTGAACAGGAATGTCAGCAAGTCCGGCTACAAGAAGCCCACACCGGTACAGAAGCACGGCATTCCCATAATCTCGGCTGGCCGGGACCTCATGGCCTGTGCCCAGACAGGGTCTGGGAAAACG gctgcGTTCCTGCTCCCGATCCTACAGAGGCTGATGGCGGATGGCGTGGCGGCCAGTCAGTTCAGTGAGGTGCAGGAGCCAGAGGTCATCGTAGTGGCGCCGACCCGGGAGCTCATCAACCAGATATACATGGAAGCCAGGAAGTTTGCCCACGG AACGTGTGTACGTCCTGTGGTGGTTTATGGAGGTATCAGCACCGGTTACACCATCCGGGAAGTACTGAAGGGCTGCAATGTGTTGTGTGGCACTCCGGGAAGACTTCTGGACATCATTGGAAGAGGAAAG ATTGGCCTGAGCAAGGTCCGCTACTTGGTGCTGGATGAGGCTGACCGGATGCTGGACATGGGCTTTGAGCCAGACATGCGGAAGCTCGTGTCCTCCCCGGGGATGCCGCCTAAAGAGGACCGCCAGACCCTCATGTTCAGCGCCACGTACCCCGAGGACATCCAGAG ACTGGCTGCGGACTTCCTGAAGACGGACTACCTCTTCCTGGCCGTGGGTGTAGTGGGCGGGGCCTGTAGCGATGTGGAGCAGGTTGTGGTTCAGGTGACCAAGTTTTCCAAAAGGGACCAGCTCCTGGAGGTTCTTAAGACTACAG GGACCGAACGCACGATGGTGTTCGTGGAGACCAAGCGACAGGCTGACTTCATCGCAACGTTCTTGTGTCAGGAGAAAGTTCCTACTACTAGTATTCATGG TGACCGCGAGCAGCGGGAGCGAGAGCAGGCGCTCGGCGACTTCCGCTCCGGCAAGTGTCCTGTCCTGGTGGCCACCTCCGTTGCCGCGCGTGGGCTGGACATCAAGGACGTGCAACACGTCGTCAACTTCGACCTCCCCAACAACATCGACGAATACGTCCACCGCATCGGCAGGACGGGCCGCTGTGGCAACACCGGGAAGGCGGTGTGTTTCTTTGACCCGGAGGCCGACGGCAACCTGGCACGCTCCCTGGTCAAGGTCCTGTCTGGG GCACAGCAAGAGGTCCCGAAATGGCTAGAGGAAGTGGCCTTCAATGCTCACGGCACCATCGGATTCAATCCAGGGGGTAGAGTATTCGCCTCCACTGACAGCAGAAAG GGCGGATCCTTCCAGAATGACCGGACCACCAGTCAGCCAGCTGCTGCCCTGGGCGTTGCCGGGGACGATGATGAGTGGGAGTGA